The following coding sequences lie in one Xiphias gladius isolate SHS-SW01 ecotype Sanya breed wild chromosome 24, ASM1685928v1, whole genome shotgun sequence genomic window:
- the bet1 gene encoding BET1 homolog → MRRAGLGEGGSGSYVASGYSVYEEENEHLQEGLRAKVNALKSLSIDIGTEVKYQNKMLDDMDTDFDSTGGLLGATIGRVKQLSRGSQTKVLCYMLLFCFFVFFVLYWFIKLR, encoded by the exons ATGAGGCGCGCCGGTTTGG GTGAAGGAGGCTCTGGGAGTTATGTAGCAAGTGGATACAGTGTGtatgaagaggaaaatgaaCACCTACAGGAGGGACTGAGAGCTAAAGTCAACGCTTTGAAAAGT CTGTCTATTGACATCGGTACGGAAGTGAAATACCAGAATAAAATGCTGGACGATATG GACACAGACTTTGACTCAACAGGCGGCCTGCTTGGCGCCACCATAGGCAGAGTGAAGCAGCTGTCCAGAGGCAGTCAGACCAAAGTGTTGTGCTACATGCTgctcttctgcttttttgtcttcttcGTCCTGTACTGGTTCATCAAGCTGAGGTGA